The Hevea brasiliensis isolate MT/VB/25A 57/8 chromosome 1, ASM3005281v1, whole genome shotgun sequence genome has a window encoding:
- the LOC110667157 gene encoding protein CHAPERONE-LIKE PROTEIN OF POR1, chloroplastic-like has product MAAATLSVRPNRLYLDWPFSRPLFHLPNSTVTNTQIKSFKNEPWRATIVPSSRRPFAAGGARASSRADDSAPSEMSVENALKLLGVSESASFDDILRAKKAILATCKDDQDAIAQVEAAYDMLLMRSLTQRRSGKVANSGIRYADVKPLNGPGLGSVPQWLQTTMKNAPISVETPSAGDLGIQAGVYGAMMVLTYVNGATTSSVASYAGADVPGLILATSFGASLYFMTKRNVKLGKATVITLGGLVAGAVVGSTLENWLQVDVVPFLGIHSPATVVSEFILFSQFLVSLYLR; this is encoded by the exons ATGGCTGCGGCCACTCTCTCCGTCCGGCCCAACCGTCTCTATCTTGATTGGCCCTTCTCCCGGCCACTGTTTCACCTTCCCAACTCCACCGTAACAAATACTCAAATAAAGTCCTTCAAGAATGAGCCTTGGAGGGCCACAATCGTCCCCTCGTCTCGCCGCCCTTTCGCGGCGGGTGGCGCGCGAGCCTCTTCCCGAGCCGACGACTCTGCGCCGTCTGAGATGTCGGTCGAGAACGCTCTCAAGCTTCTCGGTGTTTCGGAGAGCGCGTCTTTCGATGACATACTCCGCGCCAAAAAAGCCATTCTTGCAACGTGCAAGGATGACCAGGACGCGATTGCAcag GTTGAGGCTGCATATGATATGTTGCTTATGCGAAGCTTAACTCAACGTCGGTCTGGAAAAGTTGCAAATAGTGGCATCCGGTATGCAGACGTCAAGCCCTTAAACGGCCCTGGGTTGGGATCAGTACCTCAGTGGCTGCAGACAACTATGAAAAATGCACCCATTTCAGTGGAGACACCATCAGCTGGTGATTTGGGAATACAAGCAGGAGTTTATGGAGCTATGATGGTTTTAACTTATGTTAATGGAGCTACAACATCATCTGTGGCATCTTATGCTGGGGCTGATGTTCCTGGGTTGATATTAGCTACAAGTTTTGGGGCTTCCTTGTACTTTATGACCAAAAGGAATGTGAAGTTAG GGAAGGCCACCGTAATAACTTTAGGAGGGCTTGTGGCTGGAGCTGTGGTGGGGTCAACATTAGAGAATTGGTTGCAGGTGGACGTTGTGCCATTTCTTGGCATACACTCCCCTGCTACTGTAGTTAGTGAATTCATTCTCTTCTCTCAATTCTTGGTCTCCCTTTACCTAAGGTAA